Proteins from one Desmodus rotundus isolate HL8 chromosome 9, HLdesRot8A.1, whole genome shotgun sequence genomic window:
- the SUZ12 gene encoding polycomb protein SUZ12 isoform X2, whose protein sequence is MAPQKHGGGGGGGSGPSAGSGGGGFGGSAAAVAAATASGGKSGGGGCGGGGSYSASSSSSAAAAAAGAAVLPVKKPKMEHVQADHELFLQAFEKPTQIYRFLRTRNLIAPIFLHRTLTYMSHRNSRTNIKSLSAHLQLTFTGFFHKNDKPSQNSENEQNSVTLEVLLVKVCHKKRKDVSCPIRQVPTGKKQVPLNPDLNQTKPGNFPSLAVSSNEFEPSNSHMVKSYSLLFRVTRPGRREFNGMINGETNENIDVNEELPARRKRNREDGEKTFVAQMTVFDKNRRLQLLDGEYEVAMQEMEECPISKKRATWETILDGKRLPPFETFSQGPTLQFTLRWTGETNDKSTAPIAKPLATRNSESLHQENKPGSVKPAQTIAVKESLTTDLQTRKEKDTSNENRQKLRIFYQFLYNNNTRQQTEARDDLHCPWCTLNCRKLYSLLKHLKLCHSRFIFNYVYHPKGARIDVSINECYDGSYAGNPQDIHRQPGFAFSRNGPVKRTPITHILVCRPKRTKASMSEFLESEDGEVEQQRTYSSGHNRLYFHSDTCLPLRPQEMEVDSEDEKDPEWLREKTITQIEEFSDVNEGEKEVMKLWNLHVMKHGFIADNQMNHACMLFVENYGQKIIKKNLCRNFMLHLVSMHDFNLISIMSIDKAVTKLREMQQKLEKGESASPANEEITEEQNGTANGFSEINSKEKALETDGVSGVSKQSKKQKL, encoded by the exons ATGGCGCCTCAGAAGCacggcggtgggggagggggcggctcGGGGCCCAGCGCGGGGTCCGGGGGAGGCGGCTTCGGGGGTTCGGctgcggcggtggcggcggcgacGGCGTCGGGCGGCAAATCCGGCGGCGGGGGCTGTGGAGGCGGCGGCAGTTActcggcctcctcctcctcctccgcggcggcggcagcggcgggggCTGCGGTGTTACCGGTGAAGAAGCCGAAAATGGAGCACGTCCAGGCTGACCACGAGCTTTTCCTCCAGGCCTTTGAGA AACCAACGCAGATCTATAGATTTCTTCGAACTCGAAATCTTATAGCG ccAATATTTTTGCACAGAACTCTCACTTACATGTCGCATCGAAACTCCAGGACAAACATCAAAAG cttGTCAGCTCATCTGCAGCTTACCTTTACTGGTTTCTTCCACAAAAATG ATAAGCCATCACAAAactcagaaaatgaacaaaattctgTTACTCTGGAAGTCCTGCTTGTGAAAGtttgccataaaaaaagaaag GATGTAAGTTGTCCAATAAGGCAAGTTCCTACAGGTAAAAAGCAGGTGCCTTTGAATCCTGACCTCAATCAAACAAAACCTGGAAATTTCCCATCCCTTGCAGTTTCCAGTAATGAATTTGAACCTAGTAACAGCCATATGGTGAAGTCTTACTCATTGCTATTTAGAGTGACTCGTCCGGGAAGAAGAGAGTTTAATGGAATGATTAATGGAGAAACCAATGAAAAtattg ATGTCAATGAAGAACTTCCAGCTAGAAGAAAACGAAATCGTGAAGATGGGGAAAAGACATTTGTTGCACAAATGACAGTGTTTGATAAAAACAG GCGCTTACAGCTTTTAGATGGGGAGTATGAAGTAGCCATGCAGGAAATGGAAGAATGTCCAATAAGCAAGAAAAGAGCAACATGGGAGACTATTCTTGATGGGAAG aggcTGCCTccatttgaaacattttctcaGGGACCTACGTTACAGTTCACTCTCCGTTGGACAGGAGAGACCAATGATAAATCTACAGCTCCTATTGCCAAGCCTCTTGCCACTAGAAATTCAGAGAGTCTCCATCAAGAAAACAAGCCTGGTTCAGTTAAACCTGCTCAAACAATTG CTGTTAAAGAATCATTGACTACAGATCTACAAacgagaaaagaaaaagatacttcaAATGAAAACCgacaaaaattaagaatattttatcaG ttccTTTATAACAACAATACAAGACAACAAACTGAAGCAAGAGACGACCTACATTGCCCTTGGTGCACTCTCAACTGCCGTAAACTTTATAGTTTACTCAAGCATCTTAAACTCTGTCATAGCAGATTTATCTTCAATTATGTT TATCATCCAAAAGGTGCTAGGATAGATGTTTCTATCAATGAGTGTTATGATGGCTCCTATGCAGGAAATCCTCAGGATATTCATCGCCAACCTGGATTTGCTTTTAGTCGCAATGGACCAGTAAAGAGAACGCCTATCACACACATTCTTGTGTGCAG GCCAAAACGAACAAAAGCAAGCATGTCTGAATTTCTTGAATCTGAAGATGGAGAAGTAGAACAGCAACGAACATACAGTAGTGGACACAATCGTCTGTATTTTCATAGTGATACTTGTTTACCTCTCCGTCCACAAGAAATGGAAGTAGATAGTGAAGATGAAAAGGATCCTGAATGGCTAAGAGAAAAAACCATTACa caaattGAGGAATTTTCTGATGTtaatgaaggagagaaagaagtgaTGAAACTATGGAATCTCCATGTCATGAAGCATGG gttTATTGCTGACAATCAAATGAATCACGCCTGTATGCTGTTTGTAGAAAACTATGgacagaaaataattaagaagaaTTTATGTCGAAACTTCATGCTTCATCTAGTCAGCATGCATGACTTTAATCTTATTAGCATAATGTCAATAGATAAAGCTGTTACCAAGCTCCGTGAAATGcagcaaaaattagaaaaaggagAATCTGCTTCCCCTGCAAATGAAGAAATCACCGAAGAACAAAATGGGACAGCAAATGGATTTAGTGAAATTAACTCAAAAGAGAAAGCTTTGGAAACAGATGGTGTCTCAGGGGTTTCAAAAcagagcaaaaaacaaaaactctga
- the SUZ12 gene encoding polycomb protein SUZ12 isoform X1, with amino-acid sequence MAPQKHGGGGGGGSGPSAGSGGGGFGGSAAAVAAATASGGKSGGGGCGGGGSYSASSSSSAAAAAAGAAVLPVKKPKMEHVQADHELFLQAFEKPTQIYRFLRTRNLIAPIFLHRTLTYMSHRNSRTNIKRKTFKVDDMLSKVEKMKGEQESHSLSAHLQLTFTGFFHKNDKPSQNSENEQNSVTLEVLLVKVCHKKRKDVSCPIRQVPTGKKQVPLNPDLNQTKPGNFPSLAVSSNEFEPSNSHMVKSYSLLFRVTRPGRREFNGMINGETNENIDVNEELPARRKRNREDGEKTFVAQMTVFDKNRRLQLLDGEYEVAMQEMEECPISKKRATWETILDGKRLPPFETFSQGPTLQFTLRWTGETNDKSTAPIAKPLATRNSESLHQENKPGSVKPAQTIAVKESLTTDLQTRKEKDTSNENRQKLRIFYQFLYNNNTRQQTEARDDLHCPWCTLNCRKLYSLLKHLKLCHSRFIFNYVYHPKGARIDVSINECYDGSYAGNPQDIHRQPGFAFSRNGPVKRTPITHILVCRPKRTKASMSEFLESEDGEVEQQRTYSSGHNRLYFHSDTCLPLRPQEMEVDSEDEKDPEWLREKTITQIEEFSDVNEGEKEVMKLWNLHVMKHGFIADNQMNHACMLFVENYGQKIIKKNLCRNFMLHLVSMHDFNLISIMSIDKAVTKLREMQQKLEKGESASPANEEITEEQNGTANGFSEINSKEKALETDGVSGVSKQSKKQKL; translated from the exons ATGGCGCCTCAGAAGCacggcggtgggggagggggcggctcGGGGCCCAGCGCGGGGTCCGGGGGAGGCGGCTTCGGGGGTTCGGctgcggcggtggcggcggcgacGGCGTCGGGCGGCAAATCCGGCGGCGGGGGCTGTGGAGGCGGCGGCAGTTActcggcctcctcctcctcctccgcggcggcggcagcggcgggggCTGCGGTGTTACCGGTGAAGAAGCCGAAAATGGAGCACGTCCAGGCTGACCACGAGCTTTTCCTCCAGGCCTTTGAGA AACCAACGCAGATCTATAGATTTCTTCGAACTCGAAATCTTATAGCG ccAATATTTTTGCACAGAACTCTCACTTACATGTCGCATCGAAACTCCAGGACAAACATCAAAAG gaaaacatttaaagttgaTGATATGTTAtcaaaagtagagaaaatgaaaggagagCAAGAATCTCATAG cttGTCAGCTCATCTGCAGCTTACCTTTACTGGTTTCTTCCACAAAAATG ATAAGCCATCACAAAactcagaaaatgaacaaaattctgTTACTCTGGAAGTCCTGCTTGTGAAAGtttgccataaaaaaagaaag GATGTAAGTTGTCCAATAAGGCAAGTTCCTACAGGTAAAAAGCAGGTGCCTTTGAATCCTGACCTCAATCAAACAAAACCTGGAAATTTCCCATCCCTTGCAGTTTCCAGTAATGAATTTGAACCTAGTAACAGCCATATGGTGAAGTCTTACTCATTGCTATTTAGAGTGACTCGTCCGGGAAGAAGAGAGTTTAATGGAATGATTAATGGAGAAACCAATGAAAAtattg ATGTCAATGAAGAACTTCCAGCTAGAAGAAAACGAAATCGTGAAGATGGGGAAAAGACATTTGTTGCACAAATGACAGTGTTTGATAAAAACAG GCGCTTACAGCTTTTAGATGGGGAGTATGAAGTAGCCATGCAGGAAATGGAAGAATGTCCAATAAGCAAGAAAAGAGCAACATGGGAGACTATTCTTGATGGGAAG aggcTGCCTccatttgaaacattttctcaGGGACCTACGTTACAGTTCACTCTCCGTTGGACAGGAGAGACCAATGATAAATCTACAGCTCCTATTGCCAAGCCTCTTGCCACTAGAAATTCAGAGAGTCTCCATCAAGAAAACAAGCCTGGTTCAGTTAAACCTGCTCAAACAATTG CTGTTAAAGAATCATTGACTACAGATCTACAAacgagaaaagaaaaagatacttcaAATGAAAACCgacaaaaattaagaatattttatcaG ttccTTTATAACAACAATACAAGACAACAAACTGAAGCAAGAGACGACCTACATTGCCCTTGGTGCACTCTCAACTGCCGTAAACTTTATAGTTTACTCAAGCATCTTAAACTCTGTCATAGCAGATTTATCTTCAATTATGTT TATCATCCAAAAGGTGCTAGGATAGATGTTTCTATCAATGAGTGTTATGATGGCTCCTATGCAGGAAATCCTCAGGATATTCATCGCCAACCTGGATTTGCTTTTAGTCGCAATGGACCAGTAAAGAGAACGCCTATCACACACATTCTTGTGTGCAG GCCAAAACGAACAAAAGCAAGCATGTCTGAATTTCTTGAATCTGAAGATGGAGAAGTAGAACAGCAACGAACATACAGTAGTGGACACAATCGTCTGTATTTTCATAGTGATACTTGTTTACCTCTCCGTCCACAAGAAATGGAAGTAGATAGTGAAGATGAAAAGGATCCTGAATGGCTAAGAGAAAAAACCATTACa caaattGAGGAATTTTCTGATGTtaatgaaggagagaaagaagtgaTGAAACTATGGAATCTCCATGTCATGAAGCATGG gttTATTGCTGACAATCAAATGAATCACGCCTGTATGCTGTTTGTAGAAAACTATGgacagaaaataattaagaagaaTTTATGTCGAAACTTCATGCTTCATCTAGTCAGCATGCATGACTTTAATCTTATTAGCATAATGTCAATAGATAAAGCTGTTACCAAGCTCCGTGAAATGcagcaaaaattagaaaaaggagAATCTGCTTCCCCTGCAAATGAAGAAATCACCGAAGAACAAAATGGGACAGCAAATGGATTTAGTGAAATTAACTCAAAAGAGAAAGCTTTGGAAACAGATGGTGTCTCAGGGGTTTCAAAAcagagcaaaaaacaaaaactctga
- the SUZ12 gene encoding polycomb protein SUZ12 isoform X3 — MAPQKHGGGGGGGSGPSAGSGGGGFGGSAAAVAAATASGGKSGGGGCGGGGSYSASSSSSAAAAAAGAAVLPVKKPKMEHVQADHELFLQAFEKPTQIYRFLRTRNLIAPIFLHRTLTYMSHRNSRTNIKRKTFKVDDMLSKVEKMKGEQESHSLSAHLQLTFTGFFHKNDKPSQNSENEQNSVTLEVLLVKVCHKKRKDVSCPIRQVPTGKKQVPLNPDLNQTKPGNFPSLAVSSNEFEPSNSHMVKSYSLLFRVTRPGRREFNGMINGETNENIDVNEELPARRKRNREDGEKTFVAQMTVFDKNRRLQLLDGEYEVAMQEMEECPISKKRATWETILDGKRLPPFETFSQGPTLQFTLRWTGETNDKSTAPIAKPLATRNSESLHQENKPGSVKPAQTIAVKESLTTDLQTRKEKDTSNENRQKLRIFYQFLYNNNTRQQTEARDDLHCPWCTLNCRKLYSLLKHLKLCHSRFIFNYVYHPKGARIDVSINECYDGSYAGNPQDIHRQPGFAFSRNGPVKRTPITHILVCRPKRTKASMSEFLESEDGEVEQQRTYSSGHNRLYFHSDTCLPLRPQEMEVDSEDEKDPEWLREKTITVYC, encoded by the exons ATGGCGCCTCAGAAGCacggcggtgggggagggggcggctcGGGGCCCAGCGCGGGGTCCGGGGGAGGCGGCTTCGGGGGTTCGGctgcggcggtggcggcggcgacGGCGTCGGGCGGCAAATCCGGCGGCGGGGGCTGTGGAGGCGGCGGCAGTTActcggcctcctcctcctcctccgcggcggcggcagcggcgggggCTGCGGTGTTACCGGTGAAGAAGCCGAAAATGGAGCACGTCCAGGCTGACCACGAGCTTTTCCTCCAGGCCTTTGAGA AACCAACGCAGATCTATAGATTTCTTCGAACTCGAAATCTTATAGCG ccAATATTTTTGCACAGAACTCTCACTTACATGTCGCATCGAAACTCCAGGACAAACATCAAAAG gaaaacatttaaagttgaTGATATGTTAtcaaaagtagagaaaatgaaaggagagCAAGAATCTCATAG cttGTCAGCTCATCTGCAGCTTACCTTTACTGGTTTCTTCCACAAAAATG ATAAGCCATCACAAAactcagaaaatgaacaaaattctgTTACTCTGGAAGTCCTGCTTGTGAAAGtttgccataaaaaaagaaag GATGTAAGTTGTCCAATAAGGCAAGTTCCTACAGGTAAAAAGCAGGTGCCTTTGAATCCTGACCTCAATCAAACAAAACCTGGAAATTTCCCATCCCTTGCAGTTTCCAGTAATGAATTTGAACCTAGTAACAGCCATATGGTGAAGTCTTACTCATTGCTATTTAGAGTGACTCGTCCGGGAAGAAGAGAGTTTAATGGAATGATTAATGGAGAAACCAATGAAAAtattg ATGTCAATGAAGAACTTCCAGCTAGAAGAAAACGAAATCGTGAAGATGGGGAAAAGACATTTGTTGCACAAATGACAGTGTTTGATAAAAACAG GCGCTTACAGCTTTTAGATGGGGAGTATGAAGTAGCCATGCAGGAAATGGAAGAATGTCCAATAAGCAAGAAAAGAGCAACATGGGAGACTATTCTTGATGGGAAG aggcTGCCTccatttgaaacattttctcaGGGACCTACGTTACAGTTCACTCTCCGTTGGACAGGAGAGACCAATGATAAATCTACAGCTCCTATTGCCAAGCCTCTTGCCACTAGAAATTCAGAGAGTCTCCATCAAGAAAACAAGCCTGGTTCAGTTAAACCTGCTCAAACAATTG CTGTTAAAGAATCATTGACTACAGATCTACAAacgagaaaagaaaaagatacttcaAATGAAAACCgacaaaaattaagaatattttatcaG ttccTTTATAACAACAATACAAGACAACAAACTGAAGCAAGAGACGACCTACATTGCCCTTGGTGCACTCTCAACTGCCGTAAACTTTATAGTTTACTCAAGCATCTTAAACTCTGTCATAGCAGATTTATCTTCAATTATGTT TATCATCCAAAAGGTGCTAGGATAGATGTTTCTATCAATGAGTGTTATGATGGCTCCTATGCAGGAAATCCTCAGGATATTCATCGCCAACCTGGATTTGCTTTTAGTCGCAATGGACCAGTAAAGAGAACGCCTATCACACACATTCTTGTGTGCAG GCCAAAACGAACAAAAGCAAGCATGTCTGAATTTCTTGAATCTGAAGATGGAGAAGTAGAACAGCAACGAACATACAGTAGTGGACACAATCGTCTGTATTTTCATAGTGATACTTGTTTACCTCTCCGTCCACAAGAAATGGAAGTAGATAGTGAAGATGAAAAGGATCCTGAATGGCTAAGAGAAAAAACCATTACa gttTATTGCTGA